In a genomic window of Salmo trutta chromosome 32, fSalTru1.1, whole genome shotgun sequence:
- the LOC115171698 gene encoding uncharacterized protein LOC115171698 produces the protein MNVNIFPFVTSLVPFMIFLMAHLIGITELKAPSPTTCLPPRLPLIDHTHESVSQPLTQHHIYHRQTILMGQSEPLTQHHIYHRRTILMGQSEPLTQHHIYHRRTILMGQSEPLTQHHIYHRQTILMGQSEPLTQHHIYHRQTILMGQSEPLTQHHIYHRQTILMGQSEPLTQHHIYHRQTILMGQSEPLTQHHIYHRQTILMGQSEPLTQHHIYHRQTILMGQSEPLTQHHIYHRQTILMGQSEPLTQHHIYHRQTILMGQSEPLTQHHIYHRQTILMGQSEPLTPTPHLPQTDHTHGSVRTINPNTTSTTDRPYSWVSQNH, from the exons ATGAACGTTAACATTtttccatttgtcacatccctagtaCCATTCATGATTTTCCTCATGGCTCATTTAATAGGTATTACTGAGCTCAAAGCACCAAGCCCCACCACATGTCTACCACCACGTCTACCACTGATAGACCATACTcatgagtcagtcagtcaaccattAACCCAACACCAC atctaccacagacagaccatactCATGGGTCAGTCAGAACCATTAACCCAACACCACATCTACCACAGACGGACCATACTCATGGGTCAGTCAGAACCATTAACCCAACACCACATCTACCACAGACGGACCATACTCATGGGTCAGTCAGAACCATTAACCCAACACCACATCTaccacagacagaccatactCATGGGTCAGTCAGAACCATTAACCCAACACCACATCTaccacagacagaccatactCATGGGTCAGTCAGAACCATTAACCCAACACCACATCTaccacagacagaccatactCATGGGTCAGTCAGAACCATTAACCCAACACCACATCTaccacagacagaccatactCATGGGTCAGTCAGAACCATTAACCCAACACCACATCTaccacagacagaccatactCATGGGTCAGTCAGAACCATTAACCCAACACCACATCTaccacagacagaccatactCATGGGTCAGTCAGAACCATTAACCCAACACCACATCTaccacagacagaccatactCATGGGTCAGTCAGAACCATTAACCCAACACCACATCTaccacagacagaccatactCATGGGTCAGTCAGAACCATTAACCCAACACCACATCTaccacagacagaccatactCATGGGTCAGTCAGAACCATTAACCCCAACACCACATCTaccacagacagaccatactCATGGGTCAGTCAGAACCATTAACCCCAACACCACATCTaccacagacagaccatactCATGGGTCAGTCAGAACCATTAA